The stretch of DNA AGTGGCGGACGACGACCTCGAAGCACGCTTCTTCCCGGTGTTCGAGGCGGAGTACGAGCGGGCCGCCGACTTCGCGACGACCATCGGCGACCGCGAGGACCTCGTGAACCGTGACTGGCTCCGCGAGAGCCTCCACCGCCGAAACCCCTATGTCGACC from Halococcus agarilyticus encodes:
- a CDS encoding phosphoenolpyruvate carboxylase: VADDDLEARFFPVFEAEYERAADFATTIGDREDLVNRDWLRESLHRRNPYVDPLNVLQTHLLDREHRTETEKRALRLTVKGIAAGMKNTG